A genome region from Streptomyces sp. NBC_01296 includes the following:
- a CDS encoding amino acid ABC transporter permease, translated as MFDFLTSGQYDVLGAFWVTVQLTLYSAVGSLVWGTVLAGMRVSPVPVMRAFGTAYVDIVRNIPLTVIIIGCSLGLNQTLGVTLGGGTFKEIGFRLAVLGFIAYTGTFVCEALRSGINTVPVGQAEAARALGLSFFQVLTMIVLPQAFRAVVAPLTNVLIALTKNTTVAAAIGVAEAALLMKEMIENEPQALFAVFGVFALGFVVLTLPTGLLLGWVAKRVAVKR; from the coding sequence GTGTTCGACTTTCTTACTTCCGGGCAGTACGACGTGCTCGGAGCCTTCTGGGTGACGGTTCAGCTCACCCTCTACTCGGCGGTCGGATCCCTGGTCTGGGGCACCGTCCTGGCCGGGATGCGGGTCAGCCCGGTCCCGGTGATGCGGGCCTTCGGTACCGCGTACGTCGACATCGTGCGCAACATCCCACTGACCGTCATCATCATCGGCTGCTCGCTGGGTCTGAATCAGACCCTCGGGGTCACGCTCGGCGGCGGCACGTTCAAGGAGATCGGGTTCCGGCTCGCCGTCCTCGGCTTCATCGCCTACACCGGCACGTTCGTCTGCGAGGCGCTCCGCTCGGGCATCAACACGGTACCCGTGGGCCAGGCTGAAGCCGCCCGCGCACTGGGCCTGAGCTTCTTCCAGGTGCTCACGATGATCGTGCTCCCCCAGGCCTTCCGGGCGGTCGTCGCCCCGCTCACGAACGTACTGATCGCCCTCACCAAGAACACCACGGTGGCGGCGGCCATCGGCGTGGCCGAAGCGGCCCTGCTGATGAAGGAAATGATTGAGAACGAGCCGCAGGCGCTCTTCGCGGTCTTCGGCGTCTTCGCCCTCGGCTTCGTCGTGCTGACCCTGCCCACTGGCCTGCTGCTGGGCTGGGTGGCCAAGCGAGTGGCGGTGAAGCGATGA
- a CDS encoding FtsX-like permease family protein: MMLRYALQTVRDRKAGFLGAFVALLCAAALVTACGTLLETGLRGKIATERYAAAPVVVSADQNVHQTTVKEKKGKAKTKHKAKPVAERAWLPASTVDAVRSVPGVERAVPELSFQAVPLVKAPGGAKPSYGHAWTSAALTPFTLTEGRAPQGGGEVVVDRELAARAGLKPGAPLTVQATGEPKTYTVSGIARSARGDLARQNALFFGDAEAQRLAARDGQVTAIGVLPAPGTDPGELAGRIEHALRGTGAQVTAGDARGPVEFLDAAGARIKLVSMGGAMGGTSLLVAILVVVGTFSLSVQQRYRELALLRAIAATPKQLRRMIGREALVVGLAAGAAGALAGLPLAAWLHGRFVESGVVPANLERTAGIFPMFAAVGASLLGAWAAARITGPRIARIRPAEALAEAALERGRPAWIRIAIGVLLLAGGVVLVAVLSVLRTEPASTPVTFLAVVVLAGAVSLLGPLLVRGATALLAGPLRLAGAGGHLATANLRGNATRMASAVTPLALLIGMTCTVLFITPTLGNAARAQARDGVRAGWVLAAQGPGVTGAAAERIRRTPGVTAATEIVHTSVRVGLTKYGAQGVTPAGLARTWDPGVTSGSLDGFGEKSVAVSELAADQLGLKPGSPLKLALGDGTPVTLTVSAVYARGLGFGDLTLPHDLVAAHVDNPLASSVLVAAEPGTGREQLAAAVREFPGVAVLSAHDADEVRAERQQAGAEINLLAMGLVLAFTAIAVVNTLAMSTAERLREFAMLRLAGAKRRQVLRMLRAEAVAVLLIGAVLGSGISLAVLTAFSVGMTGAAAPAVLPVVYVGVLGVAGLLALAATALPGRVALRVPPVEVATSR, from the coding sequence ATGATGCTGCGTTACGCCCTCCAGACCGTCAGGGACCGCAAAGCCGGTTTCCTCGGCGCCTTCGTCGCCCTCCTGTGCGCGGCGGCCCTCGTCACCGCCTGCGGCACGCTCCTGGAAACCGGACTCCGCGGAAAGATCGCCACCGAGCGCTACGCGGCCGCGCCGGTCGTCGTCTCCGCGGACCAGAACGTCCACCAGACCACGGTCAAGGAGAAGAAGGGCAAGGCCAAGACGAAGCACAAGGCCAAGCCCGTCGCCGAGCGGGCGTGGCTCCCCGCCTCCACGGTGGACGCGGTCCGGTCCGTGCCGGGCGTCGAGCGGGCCGTACCGGAGCTCAGCTTCCAGGCCGTCCCGCTGGTCAAGGCCCCCGGCGGCGCGAAGCCCTCGTACGGGCACGCCTGGACCTCCGCCGCGCTCACCCCCTTCACGCTCACCGAGGGCCGCGCCCCCCAGGGCGGCGGCGAGGTCGTCGTCGACCGTGAACTGGCCGCCCGCGCGGGGCTGAAGCCCGGCGCCCCGCTCACCGTGCAGGCCACCGGCGAGCCGAAGACGTACACCGTCAGCGGGATCGCGCGGAGCGCCCGCGGCGATCTCGCACGGCAGAACGCGCTGTTCTTCGGCGACGCCGAGGCGCAGCGGCTGGCCGCCCGCGACGGACAGGTCACCGCCATCGGGGTACTGCCGGCGCCCGGGACCGACCCCGGCGAGCTGGCCGGGCGCATCGAGCATGCACTGCGCGGCACCGGCGCGCAGGTCACCGCGGGCGACGCACGCGGGCCCGTGGAGTTCCTCGACGCGGCCGGCGCACGCATCAAGCTGGTCTCCATGGGCGGGGCCATGGGCGGCACCTCGCTGCTCGTCGCGATCCTCGTGGTCGTCGGGACCTTCTCCCTCTCCGTCCAGCAGCGCTACCGCGAACTCGCCCTGCTGCGGGCCATCGCCGCCACCCCCAAGCAGCTGCGCCGCATGATCGGCCGCGAGGCCCTCGTCGTGGGCTTGGCCGCCGGTGCCGCCGGGGCGCTCGCCGGGCTCCCGCTCGCCGCCTGGCTGCACGGCCGGTTCGTCGAGAGCGGGGTCGTGCCCGCCAACCTGGAGCGCACCGCCGGGATCTTCCCGATGTTCGCCGCCGTCGGCGCGAGCCTGCTCGGCGCCTGGGCCGCGGCCCGGATCACCGGGCCGCGGATCGCCCGGATCCGCCCGGCCGAGGCGCTGGCCGAAGCCGCCCTCGAGCGGGGGCGGCCCGCGTGGATCCGGATCGCGATCGGGGTGCTGCTGCTGGCCGGCGGTGTGGTGCTGGTCGCCGTGCTGAGTGTGCTGCGCACCGAGCCCGCTTCGACCCCGGTGACCTTCCTGGCGGTCGTGGTGCTCGCCGGAGCGGTCTCGCTGCTCGGCCCGCTGCTCGTACGGGGCGCGACCGCGCTGCTCGCCGGGCCGCTGCGGCTGGCCGGCGCGGGCGGGCACCTGGCCACCGCGAACCTGCGCGGCAACGCCACCCGGATGGCCTCCGCGGTCACCCCGCTCGCCCTGCTGATCGGCATGACCTGCACCGTCCTGTTCATCACGCCGACGCTGGGCAACGCCGCCCGGGCGCAGGCCCGTGACGGGGTCCGGGCCGGCTGGGTGCTGGCCGCGCAGGGGCCGGGTGTGACCGGCGCTGCCGCGGAGCGCATCCGCCGGACCCCCGGGGTCACGGCGGCCACCGAGATCGTGCACACGTCCGTACGGGTGGGGCTGACGAAGTACGGCGCGCAGGGGGTGACCCCGGCCGGGCTGGCGCGGACCTGGGACCCCGGTGTGACGAGCGGGAGCCTGGACGGCTTCGGCGAGAAGAGCGTGGCCGTGAGCGAACTGGCCGCCGATCAGCTGGGGCTGAAGCCGGGGAGCCCGCTGAAGCTGGCGCTGGGCGACGGGACGCCGGTCACCCTGACCGTCTCGGCCGTGTACGCGCGGGGGCTGGGCTTCGGGGACCTGACGCTGCCGCACGACCTGGTCGCGGCGCACGTGGACAACCCGCTGGCGAGCAGCGTGCTGGTGGCGGCGGAGCCGGGGACCGGGCGGGAGCAGCTGGCCGCGGCGGTACGGGAGTTCCCGGGGGTCGCGGTGCTGTCGGCGCACGACGCGGACGAGGTACGGGCGGAGCGGCAGCAGGCCGGCGCCGAGATCAACCTGCTGGCGATGGGGCTGGTGCTGGCCTTCACCGCGATCGCCGTGGTCAACACGCTGGCGATGTCCACGGCGGAGCGGCTGCGGGAGTTCGCGATGCTGCGGCTGGCGGGGGCGAAGCGGCGGCAGGTGCTGCGGATGCTGCGGGCCGAGGCGGTGGCGGTGCTGCTGATCGGGGCGGTGCTGGGGTCGGGGATCTCGCTGGCCGTACTGACCGCGTTCAGTGTGGGCATGACGGGAGCGGCTGCGCCGGCGGTGCTGCCGGTGGTGTACGTGGGGGTGCTGGGGGTGGCGGGGCTGCTGGCCCTCGCGGCCACCGCCCTGCCGGGCCGGGTTGCGCTGCGGGTCCCTCCGGTGGAGGTGGCCACCTCGAGGTAG
- a CDS encoding response regulator transcription factor: MRLLLVEDDDHVAAALSAILARHGFQVTHARSGEEALQALLPAGAPPFGVVLLDLGLPDQDGYEVCGKIRKRTATPVIMVTARADVRSRIHGLNMGADDYVVKPYDTGELLARIHAVARRTGASEEAAATGTGALDVVRLGPVSIELPTRRVSVDGTDVPLTRKEFDLLALLAQRPGVVFRREQIISEVWRTSWEGTGRTLEVHVASLRSKLRMPALIETVRGVGYRLVAPAAS; this comes from the coding sequence ATGAGACTGCTGCTCGTCGAGGACGACGACCACGTCGCCGCCGCCCTGTCCGCGATCCTCGCCCGGCACGGCTTCCAGGTGACCCACGCCCGCAGCGGCGAGGAGGCCCTGCAGGCCCTGCTGCCCGCCGGAGCGCCGCCCTTCGGCGTCGTCCTCCTGGACCTCGGCCTGCCCGACCAGGACGGCTACGAGGTGTGCGGCAAGATCCGCAAGCGCACCGCGACGCCCGTCATCATGGTGACCGCGCGCGCCGACGTCCGCTCCCGCATCCACGGCCTCAACATGGGCGCCGACGACTACGTCGTCAAGCCCTACGACACCGGTGAACTCCTCGCACGCATCCACGCCGTCGCCCGGCGCACCGGCGCCTCCGAGGAGGCCGCCGCCACCGGGACGGGCGCCCTCGACGTGGTCCGGCTCGGCCCGGTCAGCATCGAGCTGCCCACCCGGCGGGTCAGCGTGGACGGCACCGACGTACCGCTCACCCGCAAGGAGTTCGACCTGCTGGCCCTGCTCGCGCAGCGCCCCGGTGTGGTCTTCCGCCGCGAGCAGATCATCAGCGAGGTGTGGCGCACCAGCTGGGAGGGGACCGGGCGGACCCTCGAGGTCCACGTCGCCTCGCTGCGCTCCAAGCTGCGCATGCCCGCCCTCATCGAGACCGTCCGCGGGGTGGGCTACCGGCTCGTCGCCCCGGCCGCCTCCTAG
- a CDS encoding glutamate ABC transporter substrate-binding protein: MKVFKAGAAAAVAAVLALTATACGGSSDKASSDGGASGGAKDKIVIGIKFDQPGLGLKTPDGKFAGFDVDVATYVAKELGYQPDQIEFKQAVSAERENLLANGDVKLVVATYTINDKRKAKVDFAGPYFKAHQDLLVRADDTSITKAEDLNSKKLCSVTGSTSAQNVHDKLAPKADLQQYPGYSECLTGLENKAVDALTTDDSILAGYAAQEKNKGKFKLVGLKLSDEPYGIGLKKGDKDLQTKVNAALKKMVEDGSWQKAVEKNFGPANYKAEPAPQITEGS, from the coding sequence ATGAAGGTTTTCAAGGCCGGTGCGGCCGCGGCCGTGGCCGCAGTCCTCGCTCTGACCGCGACCGCCTGCGGCGGCAGCAGCGACAAGGCGAGCAGTGACGGCGGCGCGTCCGGCGGCGCCAAGGACAAGATCGTCATCGGCATCAAGTTCGACCAGCCGGGTCTGGGCCTCAAGACCCCGGACGGCAAGTTCGCGGGCTTCGACGTCGACGTGGCGACCTACGTGGCCAAGGAGCTCGGCTACCAGCCGGACCAGATCGAGTTCAAGCAGGCGGTCAGCGCCGAGCGCGAGAACCTGCTGGCCAACGGTGACGTGAAGCTCGTCGTCGCGACCTACACGATCAACGACAAGCGCAAGGCGAAGGTCGACTTCGCCGGCCCGTACTTCAAGGCCCACCAGGACCTGCTGGTCCGCGCCGACGACACCTCGATCACCAAGGCCGAGGACCTCAACAGCAAGAAGCTGTGCTCGGTCACCGGCTCCACCTCGGCGCAGAACGTCCACGACAAGCTGGCCCCCAAGGCCGACCTCCAGCAGTACCCGGGCTACTCCGAGTGCCTCACCGGCCTGGAGAACAAGGCCGTGGACGCGCTGACCACGGACGACTCGATTCTCGCCGGCTACGCCGCGCAGGAGAAGAACAAGGGCAAGTTCAAGCTGGTCGGCCTGAAGCTCAGCGACGAGCCCTACGGCATCGGCCTGAAGAAGGGCGACAAGGACCTCCAGACGAAGGTCAATGCCGCGCTGAAGAAGATGGTCGAGGACGGCTCCTGGCAGAAGGCCGTGGAGAAGAACTTCGGCCCGGCCAACTACAAGGCCGAGCCGGCCCCGCAGATCACCGAAGGCAGCTGA
- a CDS encoding rhodanese-like domain-containing protein, with amino-acid sequence MAVSAPTGIDALLEQVRSAYARIEPEQAYAAFRAGDALLVDIRYQALRERDGLIPGALVVERNELEWRLDPQGSHRAPEATSHDLRVVVICNGGYASSLAAASLHALGLHRATDLTGGFQAWKAAGLPVT; translated from the coding sequence CTGGCAGTGAGCGCCCCGACCGGCATCGACGCCCTGCTGGAACAGGTCCGTTCGGCGTACGCCCGCATCGAGCCGGAGCAGGCGTACGCCGCGTTCCGGGCGGGCGACGCCCTCCTGGTGGACATCCGCTACCAGGCGCTGCGCGAGCGCGACGGCCTGATCCCGGGTGCGCTGGTGGTCGAGCGCAACGAGCTCGAGTGGCGCCTGGACCCCCAGGGCTCGCACCGCGCCCCCGAGGCCACCTCGCACGACCTGCGGGTGGTGGTGATCTGCAACGGGGGCTACGCCTCCTCCCTGGCGGCGGCCTCCCTCCACGCCCTGGGCCTCCACCGCGCCACGGATCTGACCGGCGGCTTCCAAGCCTGGAAGGCCGCAGGCCTCCCCGTCACCTGA
- a CDS encoding amino acid ABC transporter permease: MSSVLYDTPGPKARARNWIYTAVFLVVVGLILWWVLGTMADKGQLDADKWSPFVTDSQVWTTFLLPGLGETLKAGLIAMVIALPLGALLGIGRLSDHRWVRIPVGTWVEFFRAIPVLMLMLFGSALYVRFSTVSSELRPLYAVVTGLVLYNSAVIAEIVVAGIQSLPRGQTDAAKAIGMRKGQIMANVLIPQAVTAMLPALVSQLVVILKDTAIGGAVLGLAELLSMNRQISANYSNTIPTLVVIALIYIVVNFMLTTFASWIEGRLRKSKKGTGAVVAGDVAEVDAGGAAGVGEAP; this comes from the coding sequence ATGAGCTCCGTGCTGTACGACACCCCCGGCCCCAAGGCCAGGGCGCGCAACTGGATCTACACGGCCGTCTTCCTCGTGGTGGTCGGGCTGATCCTGTGGTGGGTGCTCGGCACCATGGCCGACAAGGGCCAGCTCGACGCCGACAAGTGGTCCCCGTTCGTCACCGACAGCCAGGTCTGGACGACGTTCCTGCTGCCCGGCCTCGGCGAGACCCTCAAGGCCGGCCTGATCGCCATGGTCATCGCGCTGCCGCTGGGCGCGCTCCTCGGTATCGGCCGGCTCTCCGACCACCGGTGGGTACGGATCCCGGTGGGCACCTGGGTCGAGTTCTTCCGCGCCATCCCGGTGCTGATGCTGATGCTGTTCGGCTCCGCGCTGTACGTGCGCTTCAGCACCGTCAGCTCCGAGCTGCGGCCGCTGTACGCGGTGGTCACCGGCCTGGTGCTGTACAACTCCGCGGTCATCGCCGAGATCGTCGTCGCCGGCATCCAGTCGCTGCCGCGGGGCCAGACCGACGCGGCCAAGGCGATCGGCATGCGCAAGGGCCAGATCATGGCGAACGTCCTGATCCCGCAGGCTGTCACGGCCATGCTGCCGGCGCTGGTCAGCCAGCTCGTGGTGATCCTCAAGGACACCGCGATCGGCGGCGCGGTGCTGGGTCTGGCCGAGCTGCTGTCGATGAACCGGCAGATCTCGGCGAACTACAGCAACACCATCCCGACGCTCGTCGTGATCGCGCTGATCTACATCGTCGTGAACTTCATGCTCACCACCTTCGCCTCCTGGATCGAAGGGCGGCTGCGGAAGTCGAAGAAGGGCACCGGCGCGGTCGTCGCCGGGGACGTGGCCGAGGTCGACGCGGGCGGTGCGGCCGGCGTGGGCGAGGCTCCCTGA
- the recX gene encoding recombination regulator RecX: MREQERGGGNGGREGRREGSRERGREGRREGRAEGRGEGRQELPPQSPEEQARAICLRLLTGMPRTRRQLADALEKRGIPEEVSQEVLSRYEEVGLIDDAAFAGAWVESRHRGRGLARRALAQELRTKGVHATLVQEALEQLDSDQEEQTARELVERKLRATRGLERDKRIRRLAGMLARKGYPEGMALRVVRRALEEEGDDGTDADDLGYPGF, from the coding sequence GTGCGGGAGCAGGAAAGGGGCGGCGGGAACGGCGGCCGGGAGGGCCGTCGCGAAGGCAGCCGCGAACGCGGCCGTGAAGGCCGTCGCGAAGGACGTGCCGAAGGCCGTGGCGAAGGCCGCCAGGAACTGCCGCCCCAGAGTCCCGAGGAGCAGGCGCGGGCGATCTGCCTGCGCCTGCTCACCGGGATGCCGCGCACCCGGCGGCAGCTCGCGGACGCCCTGGAGAAGCGGGGCATCCCCGAGGAGGTGTCGCAGGAGGTCCTCTCCCGGTACGAGGAGGTCGGCCTGATCGACGACGCCGCGTTCGCCGGGGCCTGGGTCGAGTCCCGGCACCGCGGCCGGGGGCTCGCCCGCCGGGCGCTCGCCCAGGAGCTGCGCACCAAGGGGGTGCACGCCACCCTCGTCCAGGAGGCCCTGGAGCAGCTGGACTCCGACCAGGAGGAGCAGACCGCCCGGGAGCTCGTGGAGCGCAAGCTCCGCGCCACCCGGGGCCTGGAGCGGGACAAGCGGATCCGGCGGCTCGCCGGGATGCTCGCCCGCAAGGGGTACCCGGAGGGCATGGCCCTGCGGGTGGTCCGGCGCGCGCTGGAGGAAGAGGGCGACGACGGCACGGACGCGGACGACCTGGGGTACCCGGGGTTCTGA
- a CDS encoding putative leader peptide — MTGNDVRLWRRVHMDLLRYAGCVCRPSC, encoded by the coding sequence ATGACCGGCAACGACGTACGCCTGTGGCGGAGGGTCCATATGGACCTGCTCCGCTACGCGGGCTGCGTGTGTCGCCCTTCCTGCTGA
- a CDS encoding FAD-dependent monooxygenase — protein MDPVIVVGAGPVGLSLALALAGSGVPSVVLDEGPGKDLPRPARTVVLHEDTSAMVHRLGCTTLRDEGALFAAWRTMRRRSRTDDARRVTFEDRQAPLHLPQHALTRGLRDAAAAHPLVQLVTDSKLDSLEQDERGVTAHTRGAETTWWRGSYLVGCDGARSTVRKLLGIRFPGRTAVERHAVAALRTELPWPGEALLHRAPAPGVPEVSARPLPDGVWRLDWLLPARGELVTPDALVTLIRDTLAVWCGGTTPPYELLDTGVYTLHHRLARRWRDRRAFLAGDAAHLLGAVGTQGVDEGLRDAENLAWKLSLAWHQGASEALLDSYEGERRTAVAARLRAADQAMPVLRGGGGLRTYLPGASRSGELLLTDGHLGRGPLGAAPTYAPPVAVREVPTDTEPGGQVANVPVTAPDGATVPLRDLLGRGRLLVVLVAPGTGVWDRRHWLGAGLMPRLAAAVSALPVRTELLVADGYPGAPAHTVLLVRPDGHLAATFAGVRPAELYEAADTVRLGAPAPLESSSTHPAVID, from the coding sequence ATGGACCCGGTGATCGTCGTCGGCGCGGGGCCCGTCGGACTGTCCCTGGCCCTGGCCCTGGCCGGGTCGGGCGTGCCCAGCGTCGTGCTCGACGAGGGACCCGGCAAGGACCTGCCCCGACCTGCCCGTACGGTCGTCCTGCACGAGGACACCTCGGCCATGGTCCACCGGCTGGGCTGTACGACGCTGCGCGACGAGGGGGCGCTCTTCGCCGCCTGGCGCACCATGCGGCGCCGCAGCCGCACCGACGACGCCCGGCGCGTCACCTTCGAGGACCGCCAGGCTCCCCTGCACCTGCCGCAGCACGCCCTCACGCGCGGGCTGCGCGACGCCGCGGCCGCACATCCGCTGGTCCAGCTGGTCACCGACAGCAAACTGGACTCCCTCGAACAGGACGAGCGCGGGGTCACCGCGCACACCCGGGGTGCCGAGACCACCTGGTGGCGCGGGAGTTACCTGGTCGGCTGCGACGGGGCCCGCTCCACCGTGCGCAAGCTGCTCGGCATCCGCTTCCCGGGCCGCACCGCCGTCGAGCGGCACGCCGTGGCCGCGCTGCGCACCGAACTCCCCTGGCCCGGCGAGGCCCTGCTGCACCGCGCCCCGGCGCCCGGCGTGCCCGAGGTCAGCGCCCGGCCGCTGCCCGACGGGGTGTGGCGGCTGGACTGGCTGCTCCCGGCCCGCGGGGAGCTCGTCACGCCCGACGCCCTCGTCACCCTGATCCGGGACACCCTGGCCGTGTGGTGCGGGGGCACGACACCTCCGTACGAGCTGCTCGACACCGGGGTCTACACGCTGCACCACCGGCTCGCCCGGCGCTGGCGCGACCGCCGCGCCTTCCTCGCCGGGGACGCCGCCCACCTGCTGGGCGCGGTCGGCACGCAGGGGGTCGACGAGGGGCTCCGGGACGCCGAGAACCTCGCCTGGAAGCTGTCCCTGGCCTGGCACCAGGGCGCCTCCGAGGCCCTGCTCGACAGCTACGAGGGCGAGCGCCGCACCGCCGTCGCGGCCCGGCTGCGCGCCGCCGACCAGGCGATGCCCGTACTGCGCGGGGGCGGCGGGCTGCGGACGTACCTGCCCGGTGCCAGCCGCTCCGGCGAGCTGCTGCTGACCGACGGCCACCTGGGGCGGGGGCCGCTCGGCGCGGCACCGACGTACGCCCCGCCCGTGGCCGTGCGCGAGGTGCCCACCGACACGGAGCCGGGCGGTCAGGTGGCCAACGTTCCCGTCACCGCGCCCGACGGGGCGACCGTGCCGCTGCGCGACCTGCTGGGGCGGGGCCGCCTGCTGGTGGTCCTGGTCGCCCCGGGCACCGGGGTCTGGGACCGGCGGCACTGGCTGGGCGCCGGGCTGATGCCCCGGCTCGCGGCGGCGGTGAGCGCCCTCCCGGTCCGTACGGAACTGCTGGTCGCGGACGGCTACCCGGGGGCTCCGGCGCACACCGTCCTCCTGGTCAGGCCGGACGGACACCTGGCGGCGACCTTCGCGGGCGTACGGCCGGCCGAGCTGTACGAGGCGGCGGACACCGTCCGGCTGGGGGCGCCCGCCCCGCTCGAGTCGTCTTCGACTCATCCGGCCGTGATCGATTGA
- a CDS encoding cysteine dioxygenase encodes MYAPLAPSAPTAPLSPPHAPAPADAVTAAELLDFALRTAADPAVIDSLPLDPEGRTWIRLDGPGGSEAWVIGWPPGTGTGWHDHAASRGAFATARGRLREHSLAVRLPSEGWRSLELAADVDRSRSLGAGTGRAFGEHHVHEVLNESEAEHAVSVHAYYPPLPLIRRYSRTGQVLTLEQVERPADWQ; translated from the coding sequence ATGTATGCGCCCCTTGCACCCAGTGCACCCACTGCGCCCCTCTCACCTCCGCACGCCCCCGCACCCGCCGATGCCGTGACGGCTGCGGAACTCCTCGACTTCGCCCTGCGCACCGCCGCCGACCCGGCGGTCATCGACTCCCTCCCCCTCGACCCCGAGGGCCGCACCTGGATCCGCCTCGACGGGCCGGGCGGCAGCGAGGCCTGGGTGATCGGCTGGCCGCCGGGCACCGGCACCGGCTGGCACGACCACGCCGCATCGCGGGGCGCGTTCGCCACCGCCCGCGGCCGCCTCCGGGAGCACTCCCTGGCGGTCCGGCTGCCCTCGGAGGGCTGGCGGAGCCTGGAGCTCGCCGCCGACGTGGACCGCAGCCGCAGCCTGGGCGCGGGGACGGGCCGGGCCTTCGGCGAGCACCACGTCCACGAGGTGCTCAACGAGTCGGAGGCGGAGCACGCGGTCTCGGTGCACGCGTACTATCCGCCGCTGCCCCTGATCCGCCGCTACAGCCGCACCGGCCAGGTGCTGACGCTGGAGCAGGTCGAGCGCCCGGCGGACTGGCAGTGA
- a CDS encoding amino acid ABC transporter ATP-binding protein, with protein sequence MSGVSVTKDVQDAAGAADDLVVLSNVNKHFGALHVLQDIDLSIARGEVVVVIGPSGSGKSTLCRTINRLETIDSGTITVDGKELPSEGRELARLRADVGMVFQSFNLFAHKTVLQNVMLGQLKVRKTDQAAALEKAKSLLDRVGVGSQADKYPAQLSGGQQQRVAIARALAMDPKVMLFDEPTSALDPEMINEVLEVMQQLAREGMTMVVVTHEMGFARSAANRVVFMADGKIVEEAAPEQFFSNPRSDRAKDFLSKILHH encoded by the coding sequence ATGAGCGGAGTATCAGTGACCAAGGACGTGCAGGATGCGGCCGGGGCCGCGGACGACCTGGTCGTGCTGAGCAACGTCAACAAGCACTTCGGCGCGCTGCACGTGCTTCAGGACATCGATCTGAGCATTGCCCGCGGTGAGGTCGTCGTGGTGATCGGTCCGTCGGGATCGGGCAAGTCCACGCTGTGCCGGACCATCAACCGGCTGGAGACGATCGACTCGGGCACCATCACGGTCGACGGCAAGGAACTGCCCTCGGAGGGACGGGAACTGGCCCGGCTGCGTGCCGATGTGGGCATGGTCTTCCAGTCCTTCAACCTGTTCGCGCACAAGACGGTGCTGCAGAACGTGATGCTCGGTCAGCTCAAGGTCCGCAAGACGGACCAGGCAGCGGCGCTCGAGAAGGCGAAGTCCCTGCTGGACCGGGTGGGTGTCGGCTCGCAGGCCGACAAGTACCCGGCGCAGCTCTCCGGCGGCCAGCAGCAGCGCGTGGCGATCGCCCGTGCGCTGGCGATGGACCCCAAGGTGATGCTGTTCGACGAGCCGACCTCGGCGCTCGACCCGGAAATGATCAACGAGGTGCTGGAGGTCATGCAGCAGCTCGCCCGGGAGGGCATGACGATGGTGGTCGTCACGCACGAGATGGGCTTCGCCCGGTCTGCGGCCAATCGGGTCGTCTTCATGGCCGACGGAAAGATCGTCGAAGAGGCCGCGCCCGAGCAGTTCTTCAGCAACCCGCGCAGTGACCGCGCCAAGGACTTCCTTTCGAAGATCCTGCACCACTGA